From one Rhizobium lentis genomic stretch:
- a CDS encoding nucleotidyltransferase family protein, translating to MSIRQAMVLAAGLGTRMRPITETIPKPLVKIDGKPMIDYALDALVSAGVERAVVNVHHHADQMLDHLGRYRGLDIIISDERDGLMNSGGGLAKGLKLLDRENLFVMNADLFWIGEQPGRPSNLKRLAGFFDAERMDMALLCVRIEDTTGHNGKNDFGLAADGRLTRYRDDPTNPVVYAGAIVMHPSLFDDAPRDAFNLNIYFDKAIARDRLYGMVLEGHWLTVGTPEAIGEAEETIRRLRAFA from the coding sequence ATGAGCATCAGACAAGCCATGGTACTGGCCGCGGGTCTCGGGACCCGTATGCGCCCGATCACCGAGACGATTCCGAAGCCGCTGGTGAAGATCGACGGCAAGCCGATGATCGACTATGCGCTGGACGCGCTGGTTTCGGCCGGTGTCGAACGGGCTGTCGTCAACGTTCACCATCACGCCGACCAGATGCTCGATCATCTCGGCCGTTATCGCGGCCTCGACATCATCATCTCGGACGAGCGCGACGGGCTGATGAATTCCGGCGGCGGGCTGGCGAAGGGGCTGAAGCTGCTCGACCGCGAGAATCTCTTCGTCATGAATGCCGATCTCTTCTGGATCGGCGAACAGCCGGGACGGCCGAGCAACCTTAAGCGCTTAGCCGGATTCTTCGACGCCGAGCGCATGGACATGGCGCTGCTCTGCGTCAGGATCGAGGATACGACGGGCCACAACGGCAAGAACGATTTCGGCCTTGCCGCCGACGGCCGGCTGACGCGTTATCGCGACGATCCCACCAATCCCGTCGTCTATGCGGGGGCGATCGTGATGCACCCGTCACTCTTCGACGATGCGCCCCGGGACGCCTTCAATCTCAATATCTATTTCGACAAGGCGATCGCACGCGACCGGCTGTACGGGATGGTGCTCGAAGGTCACTGGTTGACGGTGGGAACCCCAGAGGCGATCGGAGAAGCGGAGGAAACGATCCGCCGATTGCGGGCGTTCGCGTAA
- a CDS encoding sensor histidine kinase, producing the protein MSELKNSLPGQADDGARAGRRPLTAGQEYRSATAHEAEKQEHGSLARFLKTCAAGTALAALARPVLAQGEQQAAASAHLFTSSQVIGVSVVIGVISAALLSTLWLVRQRGNLENESREIRSALSDAQQRISQYQALIADKNRRIVIWDGTARPELLGQLPPETGAPQDGEFLAFGLWLKSRSAAELEKAIDRLRDEAQSFDMVVETIRDEILEAQGRVSGGRAFVRFVALNNLRAELAELRIERDRLMTSISAFQTMLDAIDMPAWQRDPTGRLTWVNQAYGDAVEARSPQQAINEGREMLTTVARERIRATTTPESPFHDKISTVVHGNRTFFDVVDVKVPGGSAGIAVDVSDIEAVRAELERTLKSHAETLDHLATPVAIFDGDRRLQFYNQAFVALWELDIAFLEGRPDNSELLERLRAAKKLPDQLNWKSWKEAALSVYRALDTQSDLWHLPNGQTLRVFATAHPQGGATWVFENLTEQVDLETRYNTLVKVQGETIDHLSEGVAVFGPDGRIRLSNPAFRALWGITETEAKPGTHIRALGEACAPSYDRPDGWKTFAELITSFDDERRSGQGTLELFSGLVLDYAVIPLPNAQTMLTFVNMTDSVRAERALTEKNEALRKADELKNDFVQHVSYELRSPLTNIIGFTDLLRTPGVGPLNERQAEYIDHISTSSSVLLTLVNDILDLATVDAGIMRLNYVEIDLNDLLDDVSMQIADRLHESGVALEITAPAYLGSIVADPQRLKQILLKLLSNAANFSPEGTSIALECRREGTDFVFSVRDRGPGISPDMIATVFDRFATGAKSGKRGGAGLGLSIVDSFVSLHHGDVTIDSEPGKGTTVVCRIPSVNVPHSAAAE; encoded by the coding sequence ATGTCGGAATTGAAAAACAGCCTGCCCGGTCAGGCGGATGACGGCGCTCGCGCCGGTCGCCGCCCGCTCACGGCAGGCCAAGAATATAGATCTGCAACGGCACACGAGGCCGAAAAGCAAGAGCATGGATCATTGGCGCGCTTCCTGAAAACCTGCGCGGCCGGCACGGCGCTTGCCGCGCTGGCGCGGCCGGTTCTGGCACAGGGCGAGCAGCAGGCGGCGGCCTCGGCTCACCTCTTCACCTCCTCGCAGGTCATCGGCGTTTCCGTCGTCATCGGCGTCATATCCGCGGCCCTGCTTTCGACGCTCTGGCTCGTGCGCCAGCGCGGCAATCTGGAGAATGAGAGCCGGGAAATCCGCTCGGCGCTCTCCGACGCCCAGCAACGCATTTCACAATACCAGGCGCTGATTGCCGACAAGAACCGGCGGATCGTCATCTGGGACGGCACTGCCCGCCCGGAACTGCTCGGCCAGCTTCCGCCGGAGACCGGCGCACCGCAGGACGGCGAATTCCTGGCTTTCGGTCTCTGGCTGAAGTCACGCTCGGCCGCGGAACTGGAAAAGGCAATCGACCGGCTGCGCGACGAGGCGCAGAGCTTCGATATGGTGGTCGAGACCATCCGCGACGAAATCCTCGAGGCGCAGGGCCGGGTTTCCGGCGGACGCGCCTTCGTCCGCTTCGTGGCGCTCAACAATCTGCGCGCCGAGCTTGCCGAACTCAGGATCGAACGCGACCGGCTGATGACCTCGATCTCGGCGTTCCAGACCATGCTCGACGCGATCGATATGCCGGCCTGGCAGCGCGACCCGACGGGCCGCCTCACCTGGGTCAACCAGGCGTATGGCGACGCGGTCGAGGCGCGCTCGCCGCAGCAGGCGATCAATGAAGGCCGCGAGATGCTGACGACCGTGGCGCGCGAACGCATTCGCGCGACGACGACGCCGGAATCGCCTTTCCACGACAAGATCTCGACCGTCGTGCACGGCAACCGCACATTCTTCGACGTCGTCGACGTCAAGGTTCCCGGCGGTTCGGCCGGCATTGCGGTCGACGTGTCCGACATAGAAGCGGTACGCGCCGAGTTGGAACGGACGCTGAAGAGCCATGCCGAAACGCTGGACCATCTCGCCACACCCGTCGCCATCTTCGACGGCGACCGCCGGCTGCAATTCTACAACCAGGCCTTCGTCGCACTCTGGGAGTTGGATATCGCCTTCCTCGAAGGCCGGCCCGATAACAGCGAACTGCTCGAGCGGCTGCGGGCAGCCAAGAAGCTGCCGGACCAGCTCAACTGGAAAAGCTGGAAGGAAGCGGCGCTTTCGGTCTACCGCGCGCTCGACACGCAATCGGATCTCTGGCACCTGCCCAACGGACAGACGCTGCGCGTCTTCGCCACCGCCCACCCGCAGGGCGGCGCCACCTGGGTGTTCGAAAATCTGACCGAACAGGTCGATCTCGAAACGCGCTACAACACGCTGGTCAAGGTACAGGGCGAAACGATCGATCACCTGTCCGAAGGCGTGGCGGTATTCGGGCCCGATGGGCGCATCCGCCTGTCGAATCCGGCCTTCCGCGCGCTCTGGGGCATTACGGAAACCGAAGCCAAGCCCGGCACCCATATCCGCGCGCTCGGCGAGGCCTGCGCGCCGTCCTATGACCGGCCGGACGGCTGGAAGACCTTCGCGGAACTGATCACCAGCTTCGATGACGAGCGCCGCTCGGGCCAGGGAACGCTGGAGCTTTTCTCCGGCCTCGTGCTCGACTACGCCGTCATCCCGCTGCCGAACGCCCAGACCATGCTGACCTTCGTCAACATGACCGACAGCGTAAGGGCCGAGCGGGCGCTGACCGAGAAGAACGAGGCGCTTCGCAAGGCCGACGAGTTGAAAAACGACTTCGTTCAGCATGTTTCCTATGAACTTCGCTCACCGCTGACCAATATCATCGGCTTCACCGACCTCCTGCGCACGCCGGGCGTCGGGCCGCTGAACGAACGGCAGGCCGAATATATCGACCACATCTCGACCTCGTCCTCGGTTCTGCTGACGCTGGTCAACGATATTCTCGACCTTGCGACCGTCGATGCCGGCATCATGCGCCTGAACTATGTGGAGATCGATCTCAATGATCTGCTCGACGACGTTTCGATGCAGATCGCCGATCGGCTGCACGAAAGCGGCGTCGCGCTCGAAATCACCGCGCCTGCCTATCTCGGCTCGATCGTCGCCGATCCGCAGCGGCTGAAGCAGATCCTGCTGAAGCTTCTCTCCAATGCCGCGAATTTCTCGCCCGAGGGCACCTCGATCGCGCTGGAATGCCGTCGTGAAGGCACGGATTTCGTGTTCTCCGTCCGCGATCGCGGCCCCGGCATCTCGCCAGATATGATTGCGACCGTCTTCGATCGCTTTGCCACGGGCGCCAAAAGCGGCAAACGCGGCGGCGCCGGCCTCGGCCTCTCGATCGTCGACAGTTTCGTCAGCCTGCATCATGGTGACGTGACGATCGACAGCGAGCCGGGCAAGGGCACGACGGTGGTCTGCCGTATCCCCTCGGTCAACGTACCGCATTCCGCCGCCGCCGAATGA
- the tsaE gene encoding tRNA (adenosine(37)-N6)-threonylcarbamoyltransferase complex ATPase subunit type 1 TsaE, with protein sequence MTTNDTISLFLKDEAATIRLGEDLALALKAGDCLVLSGDLGAGKSSLARAILRAIADDEGLEVPSPTFTLVQSYDLRIPVSHFDLYRLGDPSELTELGFDEALQNGICLVEWPEMAAGELPAERITLTLAHEGNGRRATIAAAGAQASRIRRVLAIRNFLDDAGYPDAKRRFLTGDASLRAYEAIHHEKVKRRIILMDWRPHPEGPPVYDGKPYPKVAHLAQDAYPFVAIANALRERGFAAPEIFEVDYTQGILLIEDLGTEGVLDDTGRPIAERYRQSVACLAQLHSMPFPRDIPVTATHTHHIPDFDRTALKMEVQLVLDWHIGWKRGTAPSEAERKEYLAIWDGLIDELATAEKNLLLRDFHSPNIIWRPQESGVKKIGLIDFQDAMIGPTAYDLASIVQDARVTIEPDLFRRLVDDYLALRHAQGGFDEAGFLKAWAIMSAQRNCKLAGLWVRLLQRDGKPGYLRHMPRTLAYLNVALEHEALAPLRDWCARAGIGQSES encoded by the coding sequence ATGACGACCAACGATACGATCTCGCTTTTCCTGAAGGACGAGGCGGCTACCATTCGCCTCGGCGAAGACTTGGCGCTGGCCTTGAAGGCCGGTGATTGTCTTGTCCTTTCCGGTGATCTCGGCGCCGGCAAATCCTCGCTCGCCCGCGCGATCCTGCGAGCCATCGCCGATGATGAAGGGCTTGAGGTCCCGAGCCCGACCTTCACACTGGTGCAATCCTACGACCTGCGTATCCCGGTTTCGCACTTCGATCTCTATCGGCTCGGCGATCCCAGCGAATTGACGGAACTCGGCTTCGACGAGGCTCTGCAGAACGGCATCTGCCTTGTCGAATGGCCGGAGATGGCCGCGGGCGAGTTGCCGGCGGAGCGCATCACATTGACGCTGGCGCATGAAGGCAACGGCCGCCGCGCGACGATCGCCGCCGCCGGGGCACAGGCCTCGCGCATTCGCCGCGTCCTGGCGATCCGTAATTTCCTCGACGACGCCGGATATCCCGATGCCAAACGCCGCTTCCTGACTGGCGATGCCTCGTTGCGCGCCTACGAGGCGATCCATCATGAGAAGGTGAAGCGCCGCATCATTCTGATGGACTGGCGGCCGCATCCCGAAGGCCCGCCGGTCTATGATGGCAAGCCCTATCCGAAGGTCGCGCATCTGGCACAGGATGCCTATCCCTTCGTTGCGATTGCCAATGCACTGCGCGAACGGGGTTTTGCCGCGCCGGAGATCTTTGAGGTCGATTATACCCAGGGCATCCTGCTGATCGAGGATCTCGGCACTGAAGGCGTGCTCGATGACACGGGGCGGCCGATCGCCGAGCGTTACCGTCAAAGTGTCGCCTGTCTTGCCCAGCTTCATTCCATGCCGTTTCCGCGGGACATACCGGTTACCGCCACCCATACGCATCACATACCGGACTTCGATCGCACGGCGCTCAAGATGGAAGTGCAGCTTGTGCTCGACTGGCACATTGGCTGGAAGCGCGGCACCGCACCCTCGGAGGCAGAGCGCAAGGAATATCTGGCGATCTGGGACGGCCTGATCGATGAACTCGCCACGGCCGAAAAAAACCTGCTGCTGCGCGATTTCCACTCGCCGAACATCATCTGGCGTCCGCAGGAATCCGGCGTCAAAAAAATCGGCCTCATCGATTTCCAGGACGCGATGATCGGCCCGACAGCCTATGACCTTGCCTCGATCGTCCAGGACGCGCGCGTCACGATCGAGCCGGACCTCTTCCGGCGGCTGGTGGATGATTATCTTGCACTTCGCCACGCGCAGGGCGGCTTCGACGAAGCCGGATTCCTGAAGGCGTGGGCCATCATGTCGGCGCAGCGCAATTGCAAGCTTGCCGGTCTCTGGGTGCGGCTGCTGCAGCGCGACGGCAAACCCGGTTATCTCCGGCATATGCCGCGCACACTCGCCTATCTGAACGTCGCGCTAGAGCACGAGGCGCTTGCCCCCTTGCGCGATTGGTGCGCAAGGGCTGGAATAGGCCAGAGCGAATCATAA